The sequence ATTCTTTGCTTTGCTCTAACGCTATCAAAATATCTTGGGACGTGAGAACCCCTGGTTTATAACCAGGGGATGAAACGGACAGGTAAAGTTTTAACTTTCCGTGTTTCTTTTATTTACTAGTTTGGTTCTCAATATACTTACGAATAACGTCGGTACTTACTTGTCCTGTAGTAGCTACAAAGTAACTAGGACTCCACAAAGTAGGTAATTTTTTTAACTGTGGATATTCCTTCCTTAGAATATTAGATGCTCTACCCTTAACCCACTTTGCAATTTGAGAAGCTGACTCATGTGGCGGTGAGTTGATAAACATATGTACATGATCTGGCATCACTTCAAGAGCGATTAATCTCCAGCCATGTTCTTTTACTAACTCAAAAATAATTTCCTGTAGCCGCATAGCGATTTCATTAACTAATACTGCTTTACGTCTTTTTGGGACAAACACAAAGTGATAATTTATCGATGACACGGATTTTTCAGCCCTTCTGTATTCATAATCTGACGCTGACAACTTAGCCATTTTATATCAGGGTTTTTTGTTGATTATTTATGTTGAATCAACTATATTAATAAACAAGGAGGTGGTCAAGTGTACAAAACAGTTCCAATAAAAGCAAAATTTACGGATGAAGAAAAAGCTTTCTGGGTAGATCAGTGTGAGCATTCAAACAGTTTATATAACTCTGCTATTTATCTGGCACGCCAGAATCATTATGCAATGCTACTTGAAAGAAAGGCTAATACA comes from Rivularia sp. PCC 7116 and encodes:
- the tnpA gene encoding IS200/IS605 family transposase is translated as MAKLSASDYEYRRAEKSVSSINYHFVFVPKRRKAVLVNEIAMRLQEIIFELVKEHGWRLIALEVMPDHVHMFINSPPHESASQIAKWVKGRASNILRKEYPQLKKLPTLWSPSYFVATTGQVSTDVIRKYIENQTSK